The Marinibacterium anthonyi genome contains the following window.
CCTGTGCCGCGGATTTCCACGCCTCGAATGCTTCGAGCCGATGGTAGCGTATGGTAAGAGCGGAACGACGGCGGGCTGGGATGGAGAAGGAATTTCGGGTTGCGGACTGCATGGAGACGAAGCGTTGCAATCCACCAGGCGATCGGAAGCCTTGCATTACTCGCTCTCGTTTTCGGAAGGGCAGGTGGCTGTTTTCTGCGCGGTTATTGAGTCCCTTGTGTGACCAATGATCAAGGCCAGGCGCGACCTCGCGCTTTGCGGCACCATACGAGCGCAGTTTGTCCGTAATGATCCTTTTTGGCACGAAGCCCCAACGCTTCATCAGCTTGACCAAAAGCCGCCTTGCGGCGCGCTTGTCTCGCCTCGATTGGAGAATTTCCTCAAGAACAAAGCCGTGTTGGTCGACCGCGCGCCAGAGCCAGTATGACCGGCCCGCGATCTTGACCACGACTTCGTCCAGATGCCAGACATCGCCGGGGCGCGGCTGCCGTCCCCGTAGAGCGTGGGCGATCAGGGGACCGAACTTGACGCTCCAGCGCCGGATTGTCTCATACGAAACGTCCACGCCACGTGCTAGCATCATCTCCTCGACCTCGCGCAGGCTCAAGTTGAACCGGACGTAGAGCCAGACAACATGAGCAATGATCTGGGGCGGGAACCGATGGCGTTTGTAGCTGATTATCTCTGTCTGCATCGGCATCGCCTAAGACGAGATCAATGAATCAGCAACCTCAGGCCCGTTAATGTGACAACACCCTTGGGGGACAGCTTCATTTGCAAGCACTGCATACAGATGCTGCAGCGCCGCACCCGACAAAAACGCCACATCTTCAAGGGCTTCAACCCGTGCCGAGGTGACCCAGGTGGGCATCCGGGGTAGCGTGTCGAGGTCGCTGATGTGATCCGACCGGGCAAATGTCATACTTGGACCCTACATCGGCGCGGCCCTTTCTGCCATAAAATATCGTACTAAGCGCCCTGCCTTGCCGTTCTTAATAATGTCCAATAATCCTGCATTATCGGCAGGATGCCTTTCCGCAATACGCCAGCGGGAAGCGGGAAGGTGCGCTGAACCGAGGGTAGGTACCGGATCTGTGCCACAAAGCCCCTTGCTCTACCGACGAAACACGCCTGGAAACAGACCCTATACCGTGTGACACGCTTTCCGCCCTCGAACCTCTTGCCATTGTGAAACATAGAAAAAGCTTGCGTGAACTCAGCGCCGAAGCAATAGTCACGGAAAATAGCGGATAAACGCGAAGAACCGTGAACACGGCGCAAGGGCAGAAGAGATGAACTCCTCCGAGCAGGAAGACCTGAATACGGTCATCCGTCAACATTCCGAATGGCTGGCGAACCAGTTGCACGCGCAGCGGGAATCCCTCTTTCCCCCCGACGCGTCCAAGGCCATGCGCCGGTTTTCCTCGGGCGAGGCCGCGCGCCTTCTGGGCGTGAACGACAGCTATCTTCGCAAGCTCCACCTCGATGGCAAGGGCCCGTCCCCGGAACTGTCGCCAGGCAACCGGCGCCTCTATTCTGTGCAGGATATCAATGACTTGCGGCACCTTCTTGAACAGACGGCGCGCAAATCCGGCGATTACCTGCCCGGCCGGCGCGAGGGCGACAGGCTCCAGATCATCGGCGTGATGAACTTCAAGGGCGGCTCCGGCAA
Protein-coding sequences here:
- a CDS encoding Transposase IS66 family protein yields the protein MQTEIISYKRHRFPPQIIAHVVWLYVRFNLSLREVEEMMLARGVDVSYETIRRWSVKFGPLIAHALRGRQPRPGDVWHLDEVVVKIAGRSYWLWRAVDQHGFVLEEILQSRRDKRAARRLLVKLMKRWGFVPKRIITDKLRSYGAAKREVAPGLDHWSHKGLNNRAENSHLPFRKRERVMQGFRSPGGLQRFVSMQSATRNSFSIPARRRSALTIRYHRLEAFEAWKSAAQAA